The following are encoded in a window of Salvelinus fontinalis isolate EN_2023a chromosome 40, ASM2944872v1, whole genome shotgun sequence genomic DNA:
- the LOC129839119 gene encoding suppressor of cytokine signaling 1-like isoform X2, translating to MMVRDTLAGTTVEPSQNHTAPTQNQDGTQKLPGATLEQVEQQNQLLELENLELLGQENELLEPVNLEEQIQLLELENTVQTSTDTWTRPSDKTSSGGPLHPWWPQQSSFRAARPTVPFPWPRPSVPLHWPRPSVPLPWPRPSVPLHWPSPRPCSVPIPLPCLRPPLHLPYPIPDSWITHLRPFFSQQEYVLVRHTHRQLVHSGYYWGPMEMEEAHSTLLHTPPGSFLIRDSSQPDVFFTLSYHGDQGPISVRVLLTSQRFRLNGSNKAFDSLFALLRFYMESSHRRLRTAWRRERPMTLQQLCRGRVIELYGAERIDSLPELNQLVTQYLQDYPYSI from the exons ATGATGGTCAGAGACACTCTGGCAGGAACCACAGTGGAACCATCGCAGAACCACACGGCACCCACACAGAACCAGGATGGAACCCAGAAGCTTCCAGGGGCAACCCTAGAACAGGTAGAACAACAGAACCAACTCCTAGAACTCGAGAACTTAGAACTCCTAGGTCAAGAGAATGAACTCTTAGAACCTGTGAACCTAGAAGAACAGATCCAACTCTTAGAACTAGAGAATACGGTTCAGACCAGCACAGACACCTGGACCAGACCTTCAGACAAGACCAGTTCTGGCGGTCCCCTCCATCCCTGGTGGCCTCAACAGAGCAGCTTTAGAGCGGCTAGACCCACTGTCCCTTTCCCCTGGCCAAGACCCAGTGTCCCTCTCCACTGGCCAAGACCCAGTGTCCCTCTCCCCTGGCCAAGACCCAGTGTCCCTCTCCACTGGCCAAGCCCCAGACCCTGCTCTGTCCCCATTCCTCTCCCCTGCCTCAGACCACCTCTCCACTTGCCATATCCGATCCCAGACTCCTGGATCACACACCTCCGGCCCTTCTTCAGCCAGCAGGAGTATGTTCTAGTGCGCCACACACACCGTCAGCTGGTTCACAGTGGCTACTACTGGGGCCCTATGGAGATGGAGGAGGCCCACAGCACACTTCTACACACACCGCCTGGGAGCTTCCTCATCAG GGACAGCAGTCAGCCGGACGTCTTCTTCACCCTCAGTTACCACGGCGACCAGGGGCCCATCAGTGTCCGCGTCCTCTTAACCAGTCAGAGGTTCCGCCTCAACGGCAGTAACAAGGCCTTTGATTCACTGTTCGCCTTGCTGCGGTTCTACATGGAGTCATCCCATAGGCGGCTGCGGACGGCGTGGCGCAGGGAGCGACCAATGACCTTACAGCAGCTGTGTAGGGGGCGAGTCATCGAGTTGTACGGAGCGGAGAGGATAGATTCACTACCTGAGCTTAACCAGTTGGTCACACAGTATCTACAGGACTATCCTTATAGTATATAG
- the LOC129839119 gene encoding uncharacterized protein LOC129839119 isoform X1, producing the protein MMVRDTLAGTTVEPSQNHTAPTQNQDGTQKLPGATLEQVEQQNQLLELENLELLGQENELLEPVNLEEQIQLLELENTVQTSTDTWTRPSDKTSSGGPLHPWWPQQSSFRAARPTVPFPWPRPSVPLHWPRPSVPLPWPRPSVPLHWPSPRPCSVPIPLPCLRPPLHLPYPIPDSWITHLRPFFSQQEYVLVRHTHRQLVHSGYYWGPMEMEEAHSTLLHTPPGSFLIRYTPHPATHTAWELPHQIYTTHCYTHRLGASSSDIHYTLLHTPPGSFLIRYTPHTATPTAWELPHQIYTTPCYTHRLGASSSGIHHTLLHTLPGSFLIRYTPHTATHTAWELPHQIYTTHCYTHRLGASSSDIYHTLLHTPPGSFLIRYTPHPATHTAWELPHQIYTTSCYTHRLGASSSGIHHTLLHTPPGSFLIRCTPHTATHTAWELPHQVYTTPCYTHCLGASSSGIHHTLLHTPPGSFLIRYTPHPAPHTAWELPHQIYTTHCYTHCLGASSSDIYHTLLHTPPGSFLIRYTPHTATHTAWELPHQIYTTPCYTHRLGASSSGTAVSRTSSSPSVTTATRGPSVSASS; encoded by the exons ATGATGGTCAGAGACACTCTGGCAGGAACCACAGTGGAACCATCGCAGAACCACACGGCACCCACACAGAACCAGGATGGAACCCAGAAGCTTCCAGGGGCAACCCTAGAACAGGTAGAACAACAGAACCAACTCCTAGAACTCGAGAACTTAGAACTCCTAGGTCAAGAGAATGAACTCTTAGAACCTGTGAACCTAGAAGAACAGATCCAACTCTTAGAACTAGAGAATACGGTTCAGACCAGCACAGACACCTGGACCAGACCTTCAGACAAGACCAGTTCTGGCGGTCCCCTCCATCCCTGGTGGCCTCAACAGAGCAGCTTTAGAGCGGCTAGACCCACTGTCCCTTTCCCCTGGCCAAGACCCAGTGTCCCTCTCCACTGGCCAAGACCCAGTGTCCCTCTCCCCTGGCCAAGACCCAGTGTCCCTCTCCACTGGCCAAGCCCCAGACCCTGCTCTGTCCCCATTCCTCTCCCCTGCCTCAGACCACCTCTCCACTTGCCATATCCGATCCCAGACTCCTGGATCACACACCTCCGGCCCTTCTTCAGCCAGCAGGAGTATGTTCTAGTGCGCCACACACACCGTCAGCTGGTTCACAGTGGCTACTACTGGGGCCCTATGGAGATGGAGGAGGCCCACAGCACACTTCTACACACACCGCCTGGGAGCTTCCTCATCAGGTATACACCACACCCTGCTACACACACCGCCTGGGAGCTTCCTCATCAGATATACAccacacactgctacacacaccgCCTGGGAGCTTCCTCATCAGATATACACTACACCCTGCTACACACACCGCCTGGGAGCTTCCTCATCAGATATACACCACACActgctacacccaccgcctgggAGCTTCCTCATCAGATATATACCACACCCTGCTACACACACCGCCTGGGAGCTTCCTCATCAGGTATACACCACACCCTGCTACACACATTGCCTGGGAGCTTCCTCATCAGGTATACACcacacactgcaacacacaccGCCTGGGAGCTTCCTCATCAGATATACAccacacactgctacacacaccgCCTGGGAGCTTCCTCATCAGATATATACCACACCCTGCTACACACACCGCCTGGGAGCTTCCTCATCAGATATACACCACACCCTGCTACACACACCGCCTGGGAGCTTCCTCATCAGATATACACCACATCCTGCTACACACACCGCCTGGGAGCTTCCTCATCAGGTATACACCACACCCTGCTCCACACACCGCCTGGGAGCTTCCTCATCAGATGTACAccacacactgctacacacaccgCCTGGGAGCTTCCTCATCAGGTATACACCACACCCTGCTACACACACTGCCTGGGAGCTTCCTCATCAGGTATACAccacacactgctacacacaccgCCTGGGAGCTTCCTCATCAGGTATACACCACACCCTGCTCCACACACCGCCTGGGAGCTTCCTCATCAGATATACAccacacactgctacacacactgcCTGGGAGCTTCCTCATCAGATATATACCACACCCTGCTACACACACCGCCTGGGAGCTTCCTCATCAGATATACAccacacactgctacacacactgcCTGGGAGCTTCCTCATCAGATATACACCACACCCTGCTACACACACCGCCTGGGAGCTTCCTCATCAG GGACAGCAGTCAGCCGGACGTCTTCTTCACCCTCAGTTACCACGGCGACCAGGGGCCCATCAGTGTCCGCGTCCTCTTAA